Below is a window of Candidatus Zixiibacteriota bacterium DNA.
GAACATCTCTGACTTTCTCAGCAGAGATAGTTGATATTCCGGAACCAGTCATAGCTTCTGGTGTTAAACAGGATGGAAGTAGTTGGCAATTAGATAACATTTACATCCTGGAGGAAGCATGATTAGGAAATCTGCTCTACTTATCGTTCTCGTTCTGTTCGCGTTTTCATTGCCCGCAATGGCGTGTGACTTGGGCAAGTCCGGCGTGAAGACGACGACCGCTGATGCAGATAAGGCGGCATGTTCTGCTACTACGATTGCTGATAAGGCCGCTTGCGATGGCGTCAAGGCTGGCAAGGCATCTGGTACTGATGCTATTGTCAGACAGGCGAATTTTGATGGCAAGCTTGTCTGCATGGGCTGTGATTTGAAGAAGGCCGATGGCGCTGGCGCAGCGTGCAGCGCCTATGGACACAAGTATACCGTCAAGACCGCAGATGGACGTTACATCAATTTCCTCGAGAACAAGCAGTCTGAGGACCTTGTTAGTGGTGAGAAGTATCACAACCAGGACGTCAAGGTGCAGGGTGTCTTCTATGCAAATGCGAATCAGCTTGAAGTGAAGACATTTGAAGTCGATGGCAAGACGATGAGCTGGTGCGACCACTGCAAGGGTATGGATGCTTGCATGTATGGTAAGGCTGATACACAGTAAAGCGATCTCACACTTTCTTGAATAGTCAAATGAAGAGCCCGCCACATTGGCGGGCTCTCTTACTTCGAATCCGTACTCTCAGACCCGCAAATCGAATGGTCAGACAGATGTATTTGTTGCTTTTCTTCAGATAACGCTTAGAATCAGATTTGTCGCAGCTTATAATCTGAGTATGATCCAATCGTAAGGTGACCTTACCTGAGAAACATCAACTCATGTAGTGAGGATATTCCGACATGAATGACATCGTAGAAGGAGTCTTGAAGATCGGCAAGAAGGGTGACGGGGAATTGCGTGATTTTGCGCGGTCACTCCAGCCCGGCCCGGATGACACTATTGTACCATCTGATATAATCAGAAAATATAATCTCCCCGAGGGAGCGGCAGTTGCCGGTCCGTGCAAAACTGTGAGAAAGCGGAATGTGATTGCTGACGTGAACACTGTCTGCTGTCTCGCACCCGATGAGTTCGCCAAACGTCCTTCATATCAGTCGCTGATTGCTATTGATCCGTGTGAGCGCTTCGACTTGTCGGTCACAGGCGATGTCAGTATGAGAATCATCGATCTGGTTGCGCCAATCGGCAAGGGAACACGCGGGATGATTGTGTCGCCACCTAAGGCCGGTAAGACAATGCTTCTTGAGAAAATGACCCAGTCAATCAGAGTCGGCAATCCTGACACAAGAATTATCGTATTGTTGATAGACGAACGCCCGGAGGAGGTGACGTGGTTCCGTCGTGCGGTCGATGCCGAGGTGCTCGCAAGCACCAGCGATCAAAGCATCGAAGAGCAGACCGATTTGGCGGAACTTGTGCTTGCGCACATCCGCACTGAACTCGAATGTGGTCATGATGTGGTTGTGTTCGTCGACAGTCTTACGCGCATGGGGAGGGCGTTCAATCAGAAGACTCCCGACAGGAAGACAAAGAACAGGATTATGTCTGGTGGCCTCGGCGCACGCGCGATGGAAATCCCGCGCCGCTTCTTCGGACTCGCTCGCAATATCGAGAATGGCGGCTCTGTGACGATAATCGCGACTGCTCTGGTCGATACCGGTTCGCGGATGGATCAGCTCATATTCGAAGAGTTCAAGGGGACCGGCAACAGCGAGCTTGTTCTCGACCGGACTCTTGCCGATGCTCGGATATTTCCCGCGATCAATTTGCTCGAAAGCGGAACGCGCAAAGAGGAGCGCCTCTACGGTCCCGATGATATCACCGGCATCACGATGCTGCGCCGCACGCTCGCAGATCGACGACCCAAAGAGATCATGACCTATATGCTCGATCTGGTCAACGAGTATCCAACAAATAAAGAGTTGTTAGCCAGTCTGGCAAAGGCGTAGGTTTCCACTCACCAGATGCCCCTGACATCTGTCCGGGATTCATCGAAACAGGCTTTTAACTCGGACGAATGCCCTGGGCATCCGTCAGTTGTATACAGAAATCTGGATTGCTATTCTTTTACCAGCAGCACATTGACTGCTTTGACGACGACTTTGACCGTGTCGCCCTCTTTGATGCCGAGTTCCTCCAATGAATCGACAGTGATGACAGAGCTCATCATTGACTTCGCGGGAATTTGAAGCTTGATCTGGCTCATCACGCCCCCCTTCTTGATCTCTACGACCTTGCCCTGCAACTGATTCCTTGCACCGTACTTCACGTCATCCCTCCTTGGCTTTTGAACAAATGGCACTAGACTTTGGCAGGCTTCGGGGAATCCTGCCCTTCGATTACGACATATTGTGGTCAGTGTACATGGTCGCATACCGACACGTCGAATATACTACTTCTTAGCGAGTTTTTCGCGTTTGTCTGCAATAACTTTCTCTTCGATGTTCTTCGGCAGGGGTGAATACTTCAGGAATTCCATCGAATAGCTTGCGCGCCCACTCGACACGGTCCTCAAGGCGGAAGCATACCCGAACATCTCCATCAGTGGAACGGTACCGTTGACTTTCTGCGAGCCTTTTCGGAATCGCCGCATATTCTCGACTTTGCCACGTCTGCGGTTGATGTCGCCAATGATATCACCGAGATATTCATCGGGGGTGTTGATCTCGAGTTTCATGATCGGTTCAAGGAGATGCGGTGCAGCTTTGTGGACGACATCTTTCATCGCCAGCTCGGTACAGATTCTGAAAGCCATCTCGCTCGAATCAACCGAATGAGAGCTTCCATCGATTAGCACAAATCTCACATCCACCATCGGGTAACCGGCAAGCAGCCCATCTTCGATGACCTTGCGGAATCCCTTCTGGACAGCAGGTATGAATTCAATCGGGATATTTCCGCCCTTGACGAGATTCGTGAATTCGATCCCTCCCCCGGAATTTGGCTCAATCCTGAAATCAATGTGTGCGAACTGTCCCTTACCGCCGGTCTGCTTCTTATATTTGTAATCGTGCCGCACTTCGCGGCCGATAGTCTCACGAAATGCCACTGCAGGCTCACCGACGACGACTTCGACCGAGTGTTCGGTCCGTAGGCGGTCGACTATTACTTCGAGATGCAATTCTCCCATGCCGGAAATGATAGTCTCCTCGGTTTCATCGTCAAACCGAACCTTAAACGATGGGTCTTCAAGCGCGAGTTTGTTGAGAGCGATCGATAGCTTGTCCCGCTCCTTAGCACTGGGCGGATCGATTTTCATGTCGAGGACAGTCTCGGGATAGAATATATTCTCGAGCAGGATTGACTTCTCTTCGCTGCAGAGGGTATCCCCGGTCGAGGTGTATTTCAATCCTATCAGAGCGCCTATGTCACCGGCTCTGAGCGCCGGAAGTTCCTCACGGTCCTTGGCATGGACACGCATGATCCTTCCAATTCGCTCACGCTTGTTTCTGGTCGAGTTCTGGATGTAGCTGCCGGCCTTCAACTCACCTGAATACACGCGAATGAACGTCTGCTGGCCGACATATGCATCGTTGATGATCTTAAATGCGAGAGCAGAGAATGGCTCGGTGTAGGATGGCTTCCTCGATATCGTAATCTCAGAGTTTTCGACATCGACGCCGCTCACTATTCCTCGGTCAACAGGCGACGGTAAATAGTCCACCACAGCATCGAGTAGAAGCTGCACACCTTTGTTCTTGAAAGCGGCACCACAGAACACCGGCGTGATGCATAAGCTGAGAACGGCCCGTCTGGCCGAGGATTTGATTTCATCTGCGGTGATTTCGTCTCCATCGAGATATTTTTCCATCAATGCATCATCGAACTCGGCGAGCTTCTCAACAAGTTTCTCGCGATGCCTAATTGCAGACTCCAGGAACTCGGGAGGAATCTCCGATATCTGTCGTTCAAGTTCCAGATACGTGATCAGTTTCATGGTGACCAGATCGACAATACCGGAGAACTTCTCTTCCGATCCTGTAGGCAATTGAAACAGCAGAGCGTTTGCTCCCAACATTTCGTCCATCTGCTCAACAGTTTGAAACAGATCGGCTCCCTGACGATCCATCTTGTTAATGAAAGCAATCCGGGGCACTTTGTATCGATCTGCCTGATGCCACACTGTCTCGCTCTGAGGCTCGACTCCACCGACGGCGCAAAACACCATGACGATACCATCGAGAATGCGCAATGACCGCTCAACTTCAAGCGTGAAATCTATGTGGCCGGGTGTGTCTATAATATTTATCTGATGATTGTTCCACTCGGTGGTGATGGCTGCTGAGGAGATCGTAATTCCGCGCTCCTGCTCCTGTTTCATGAAATCCATCACAGCCTGTCCGTCATGGACTTCGCCGATCTTGCGAGTTCTTCCGGTGAAAAACAGGATTCGCTCGGTTGTGGTTGTTTTCCCTGCGTCGATGTGCGCAACAATCCCGATATTACGAATTTTCTGTAGCGTCGAATATTCCATACATAATTTCTCCAATTAAAGGCCGCCCAATATATCGAATATCCACTGTAAGTCAACGGATTTGTAAGAGTTCCCCAAAGTGAACGCTTTTTGTGATCTGCCAGCACATACTTTCGACCGCCACATCGGTATATCCGTTACTCTGAATCTCGTTTCAGTAGCGGTGATTCAGTGTCGCAATTATCAGAAACACAACTCCAGCGTGCTAAGTCATGATTGCATTGTGGCTTGCGTGGGAATGTCGAGATCTGTGGAAAACATCAGCACTCGAGCGGAGAAACAATATTCGACGATTTATGTTATATGGGCGCGTTGAAAAACCCCGGCAGTCGTCACTGCGAGCGAAGCGTGGCAGTCTTGCTGTCTCACCACGGTGTTGCTTCTCATAGAGATCGCCACGTCGCTCCGCTCCTCGCGATGACGAGGTTTGACGCGCTCTGTAGTTTTCCAACAAACCCCATAGGCCGGAGTGGCAGCAGAAAAAGCCACTTGAGAAGTTGGGAGATGTATTATGAGTAGAAGAATGTCAAACATACCGCTTTTGTCCGTCGCTGTCTTGCTTTTTGGAGTGATTGTGTTTAGTATCATGCAGAGACCGCCGGAGGCTGTCCGTGCTGATATGGCTGGAGTCGCAGCCAACACCCCTATCGAGAAGGGTGCTGATATGTCAGGGAAGGTAGTGAAGTCCGATCAGGAATGGAAGTCGATCTTGACAGCCGATCAATACAGAATAACTCGTGAGAGGGGCACCGAGCCGGCGTTTACGGGTGAGTACAACAAGCACAAGGCAGGTGGTGTATATAAGTGTGTTTGTTGTGGCGAAGAACTATTCGATTCCAAAACGAAGTACGATTCCGGTTCAGGCTGGCCCAGCTTCTGGGCGCCGGCTTCTGAGAATGACATCAGCGAAGTGGCTGACAACAGCTACGGAATGACGCGAATCGAAATTACGTGCAGCAAATGCGGAGCTCATCTTGGCCATGTTTTCGATGACGGACCTCAGCCGACCGGTCTGCGCTACTGCGTCAATTCAGCGTCACTGAAATTCGATGATCGCGAAGAACCACAAGGAGGGGAAAATGAATGAAGTGAGGACATTGTCTGTCGTGCTTTCTGCTATCGTGATGTTGCTCTGTATGTCGAGCATTCCGGCGATTGCCTCCGGAAGCATTCACAGCGAGTATGTGGAGTACCGCGCCGGTGACACCGTGCTCGAAGGGTATCTGGCTTATGACAACACACTGGAAGGCGCCCGGCCCGCGGTAATGATCGTGCACGAGTGGTGGGGACTCGGTATGCATCCGAAGCGCAGTGCGGAACGTCTCGCCAAGCTCGGATATGTCGCGTTTGCTATCGATATGTACGGCGTGGGCAAGCTCACCGATTCAGTGGCACAGGCGGCTGAATGGTCGGGTGCCTTGAAGAATGACCCTGCTCTGGCGATCAAGAGGTTTGAAGCTGCAATGGTAGCTCTAATGGCGAATGCTGTTGTTGATTCGACGAGAATCGCAGCGATCGGTTATTGTTTTGGTGGAACGATCTGCCTTGAGATGGCAAGGGCGGGTGTGGAACTCGCCGGAATCGTCAGTTTTCACGGCGGACTCGATAGCGTGCTTCCGGAGGAAAAAAGAAATATCAACGCCAAGATACTTGTTTGCACCGGAGCCGACGATCCTTATGCTCCGCCTGATCAGGTGATTGCATTCGAAGATGAAATGCGTCGGGCCGGAGCGGACTGGCAAGTCATATCTTACGGTGGTGCAGTTCATAGTTTCACGAATCGCGACGCCGACAAGCATGGAATCCCGGGCGTAGCCTACAACGAAAAGGCGGACCGGCGTTCATGGGAAGCTATGATGACATTCTTTCACGAGTTGTTTAACAAATAATCATCTGACCTCTCTCTATCCAGGACCCCGGTTATGGCGGCTGGCGGGGCGCCGCCCCGCTGAAGCCTGTATGCGGTTTCCCCCGGAATGGGTTGCGAGTATCACATCACGATCGCTTTCATCAGCATGTCATGAACGCCACCAATCGTCACATCTCGTTTATGATGTTGCATGAGTTGCAGCAATTGCCGTTTGCAGTTAGAGCAGGGTGCGGCGCAGAATTTCGCACCGGTGTCATCTATCTGCTTGAGTTTCATCTTTCCGGAAACATTCATGCGAAACTCATAGATCGAATCCATGGCTGACAGTCCGCCTCCACCACCGCAGCACCAATTGAGATGTCGATTGGGCGTCATCTCCCTGAAATCCGCGCAGCAGGCCGTCATTATTGTTCTCGGCTCTTCAACGATGCCGCAGCTTCTGCCGAAGTTGCACGGATCGTGATACGTGACCGGGTCTGGATTCGCGCTTTTGTCGAGCTTGATAGCCCCGTCTTCAATCTTACCGGCAGTATACTGCAGGATATTACCGATTTCGAATGGAAGTTGTCCCCACCATCCCGCTTTCTCCATGATGAACTTCATGATTCGATGAGCATGACCGCATTCGCCCATCATGAGAGTCTTGCACTTCAGGCGCTTAGCTTCGTCGACATAGAGTTTGTTGTCCTCTTTCATAGATTTATCGTCACCGGTGAATAGGCCGTAGTTGGCACCATCAAATGCCTTTGAACTCAGCGTCCATGATACTCCGAGTTTGTGAAACATCTTGGCCATACCCATAGTAGCTTCCGGGTTCACCAACAGATCGCCTGAAGGAGGCACAAGAAATATCTCGGCGCCTGCTTTGTCGAAAGGTATCCTCACATCTATGCCACAGTCATCCTTGATCTCTTCTTCAAGAAAGGCGACCACATCTTTGAAAGCTGTTTCGCTGGCACCATCCGTATTACCTGTTTCGAGTGAAATCGCGACCACCTTCTGCAGTTGCTCCGGCGTGTAGCCGAGAGTGTCCGCGATTGCCCGACCCTTTCTGGTAACAACTGAATTATCAATGCTCATCGGGCAGAACGTTGCACATCTCCGACACCCGGTACATTCGTAGAATGCATTGACGAATGTCTCCATATCGCCGTCAAAGTCGCTGGCTCCTACGATAGGTCCGGCTAGCTTGCCCAATAGCGTTTTGTGTTTCTTGAAAACAGAGCGAATGAGATCGGTCCGTACGGCAGGATTACGCAATTCGGTTGGATCTCCTTTATATACAGGACACTGCTCCGCGCAAGTGCCGCATCTTACACACATCTCCATGTAGAGCTTCAACACCCGTGGTCCGTTGTCTATTCCACTGATGGAGTTTACAACAGCTTCCCGCAGCGCTCCTCCGGTTACTTTATTCGATTTGACTTCGGCTGCGTGACCGGTAGCCGTTCCACTATTTACTGCATCACTTTGAGACACAACAGAGTCTCCTTTCTAAGATTTCTGAATGATGGCTTTGGTGAAGAAGATTCCTCCGAAGTGCATGACTTTGCTGAACGGAATGACCATTATGAGAATCTGTGCGAGCAGGAAGTGAACCATGAGCATGCTGGCCTGCGGCACCGCAGAGGCCGTCAGAGAGAATGTGAGCAACTGTGAGAAGTATGCCCGTGTAATCTCGAGATTGAAGTGTTCACCAAACCTCATCAGATTGCCGGTCGATAGAATGGCGACTATAAGAAGCAGAGCAAGGAAATCGGAGAGATTAGAGACTTCCCGAACACGAAGCACCGTCATTCGACGAAAAATCAGAAGCAGAGCGAAAATCGTAATGATCACGCCCGCCGTGCCACCAGAGATAGCGCTCATCTGATCCGCGTTGATACCAAGCGCGTTCCACAGCGCAGGGAAATCCGTAAACACGCGAACGTGGCCGATCACGATCAGTGCGAGAGTGGCGTGAAATATCCAGGCAAATACCCAGAGAAGCTTGTCTCCCCTGAAAAGGCCGGGGAACAGAAATGCTTCCTTGATTACATTGAAGAATGAGGATACTCCACCGCTTGGGGCGGGGAACAATGTAAGCGCTCCCGGTTGAGGGGTCTTGGTCCAGACATAGAGCCTGCTGATCATGCCTCCCGCAAACAGGACTATTGTTATGTATGGCAAAATGCCAAAAACGAAGTAATTCAAGACATCTTCCTTTCGTACTTCTTTCAGTTTCAACGCATTGCCCGGCAGTATCTTCGATTGCCGGAACCATTCAACGTCGGCGATTACAGGCAGCCATATGGTCTTGGAAGACCGGCGAGGCGATAGGCGCCTTTTGCGACTCCGCACGGGAACAAATCGCAAATGTGCTTGGAGCTGAACCCAGTGCACTTACCAATCTTCACGATTGGCGGGCCTTCACCCGTTTTGAGATAGTAGTTCTTCACGAACTCAATAATCTTCCAGTGATCATCAGTCAATGGCCCAAGATTGTTCTTGCGGGCAAGTTCCTCCGCAACATCTCGAGACCAGGACGACATTTCCCTCAGAAAGCCATCCTCATTTTCCAGCTGCTCTGAACTTGTAGAGGCGTCGCTTATCATGAGTCCTCCCATGTGTTGATACTGCGATTCGATAATTCCAAACTCTGTCGGAAATGATCAGCCTGCTACCTGTCGACAGCGCTAGGAAATCGGGGAGGAACGCAGAATGCTCAATCTTATTGACTAATTCGCATTCGGATGTATACTTAGGGCGAAGCGGGTGACTTCCGGAACATCCCGGAATGCCATTCCCGCATCGCTGGGCTTGACGGGCTGGACTTGGTCGTTCGCGCCCGTCGAGCCGGCCTATTTCCTCTCCCGAGAATTCGTAGAACTGCTCTGGCTTCTACCTCCTTCCCGAAGAATCATTCCATTCGCATCACCAGTCTATTCTCTCTCGATTCGATAGTCAGGACGCGCCATTGGCGATGAGCTTCGATAACATTGCCATCGAGAACGGCCGTTCCATGAACGCAAATACAACCTTGTCACATTTCTTTGGAAGTTCGCCACGGTTTCCCGCAAGGATCACTCTCACGAAAGGTATTCGGGGATCCTCACTAAGCAAGCTAGCAAACTGCTTGCTTCTCTGGACGCCCATCGAGCAATCGATCACAACATAATCAGGCCGGAATCCCTCCACCACCATCGAGCACCGATATTCACAGTCCGTCACTTGAAGACCAAAATCTGCTTCCTTGGCTTCCTTTTCAAGTGCTGCCTTGAGTCGATTCCTATCGGTGACAACGAGCACATTTGGGCGATGCCCATGCACCGTTCGGTAATAGTCGCAGTCCTGACACGTACCATGGCAGAAGAGTCGCGCATGGCCGATCTCTGCAGGTAGATCGCTCATTTCATAGCAGCGAAGCGTTTTTGATTTATAAACGACGCAATTCAGACAATCCTCTGGAATCTCACCGGTTTTCGAATTAAACTCCCAACAGTATTGAAACTTGGCACTGCGGTCGTCCCGATCCTGATTCTTGTCGCTTCGGAGGAACTCCAACAGAGCATCATGTGGAATCCTATGATGTCCACCCGGAGTCCGGACAGCCTGAATCTTGCCAGATCGTATCCACTTGAGGACAGTATCGGGCGTGACTGAACATATTCCTGCTGCCTGTCCCGTTGTCAGATAGTTGTTTGCAGGAAAATCTCGCATAGAGACCCTCACGCGGGTTATCGAAATTATCTATTTTATCGGTTCTATGGGTTCATGATAATGGATAGCTACACCCATGTCAAGTGGAAAATCGAGAATCATACATGGTTTTTTCGAAGTGTTCCTCTGCTGTTCTTCCTCCAACTTTCGATCATCGTTACGAATCGGTACAATGATTCTTCACCTATACTGAGAACCGGCTCATCTGTCGGTAGCCCAGCGCATTGTTTGTTATTGACAGCAGAGACACCACGAAGCACATTGCGGTATCTGATCCGAATACTCGCAGGTGGAGAGCGGCCTTGAAATATGGTTCACAATCGGAAGTGGGCAGAGTCCAGAGTATTCTGCTTAAGCATCCCAGGGACGCATTCATCGATCAGGAAAATGTCGACCGCCAGTGGAAGACATTGAATTATATTTCCCCGCCAATTTACAGGAAAGCAATCGAAGAATATGACAGATTCATCGAATTGCTGAGTCGGGATATCCCGGGAATTCACTATCTGCCGAGCGACTCGAATACAAGCCTCGATTCGATTTATGTGCATGATCCAGTCGTCATAACTACCGCCGGCGCGATTCTCTGCAACATGGGAAAAGCACAGCGCACCGGGGAATCAAAGGCTTTCGGAGAGCATCTTGGTCATATTGGAATACCGATCCTCGGGTCTATCAAGGGCGGCGGTCGATTGGAGGGAGGCGATATCGTCTGGTTTGACGAGCGCACACTCGCGATCGGCGAAGGCTACCGAACAAATGCGGAGGGCATACGCCAGTTGAAAGAGCTGACAAACGATCTGGTGGATGAATTTATCATTGTGTCTCTACCTCACTGGAACGGTCCCGACGACGTGCTGCACTTGATGTCAATGATCAGCCCGATCGACCGAGATCTTGCCGCAGTTTATTCACGATTGATGCCGGTTCGATTCAGGGAGTGGCTTCTCGCCAGAGGAATAGAACTCATAGAGGTTCCCAATTCGGAATACGATTCGATGGCGTGCAATATTCTCGCGACTGCACCCCGCAGATGTGTGATGCTTGCAGGAAATCCGATCACGAAGCGATTGCTCGAAGAAGCAGGTGTTGTCGTAAGAGAGTATGTCGGTGACGAGATATCGAAGAAGGGCGCCGGTGGACCGACTTGCCTGACAAGGCCGTTGCTGCGTAGTTCATAAGCCAATTCACAGCCCTAAGGCGTGATGGCATAGCAAAATGCTGACGCCGTCGGCCCTTGGGAATCGCCACATCGTCAATGAACATCGAAAAGAGTTGAGCGCCGGTAGCGCGTCTTTGGGCCGCTTTCGAATTACGGCACATGAAGATATCAACCAACATAGAGACAATTCCTCGAATATAGACTGGCTTCATCCTAAATAGTCCTTGACACAGAATGACAATCAATTATCTTATAACGAGTTAGAGGTTTCTCGTGACTAGTGAGGAACCTTGCTACTATACTTCATGTCTGATTAACAGTGAAGCGATTACATCCGGAGGAACAATGTTTAATCGTACAGTAGCAGTATCATTGATGATCCTGATCACCTTCCTGATCTCTGCCACCCAAGTATCTGCATCTGACCAGAACAAAGCGGAGTTTGCTTTCGAGCGACTCAGCGTGGATTATCCCGAAGTGAAGGCTTATAGCGAGGATGGTAGGATAACCAAACTGTACGGGCGTGCATTCGGTTCAGGCGCTGACGTTTTGAGTTCTGCCGACCAATTCCGCACCCGGCATTCTGCTGTGTTCGGAGCAGAGCCTTCCGATCTGGTACCGAGCAGCCTGCTCAAAGATGGCAGGCGCACCCAGCAGCTCATGTACAACCAAGAGACGGGCGAATACAAATTCACTCTTGTGTATTATTCCCAACAGAGGAATGGTATCCCGGTATTTCGATCTGATCTGAAGATCCTTGTTCGCAACGAGCCGGGGTTTCCCGTCGTTCTTGCCGGTTCCGCTCTCAGAGACCTCGGAGACTTCGTCCCGACCCAGAAATCCAGTGTGCACTACGATCTGGCTCAGAATGTTGTGCGAGTATCGCATCCCGAATTAACGGATTTCGGCGAACCGGAGACAGTGATATGGGCGGGATATGATGAGATCAACTCCGAGCCGGTTCTGTCGATCACATTCGAAGCTACAGGCAAAGATTATCAGAAATGGATGTTTGTCGCCGACGCTCAGACCGGTGAGATACTATACGAAGAGAATCTCGTCATATTTGAAGACATAGTTGGCAACGTGAGCGGCTATGCGACCGAAGGCATTGCTTCCGGCGATTGTGAAGAGGAGGTCGTTACGCCTCTTCCATATGCCCGCGTGACCAGAGGATCTTCAGAGACATACACTGATGTTAACGGTGATTTTGTGTTGCCCAATGCCGGGTCGACTCCTGTCATCGTGTCATCAACGATCTGGGGCGAGTTTTTCCAGGTGTTGAATGCTGCAGGGGAACCGTCATTACTCACATCTGCAGTCACTCCTCCGGGACCTGCTAATTTCATTCACAATCCAGCGAACGGAGAATTCACGAGAGCTGAAGTAAACGGCTACTATCATGCGAATGTTGTGCGGGACATGGTGCTGTCTTTCAATCCGGAGTTCCCGACTCTTTCAGAACAGACCGGCTTTCCCGTCCATGTAAATCGCAGTGATGGATACTGTCCCGACAACGCCTGGTACAACGGCTCTTCGATAAACTTCTGCAAAGGAGAATCCGGGTATCCAAACACAGCCTATTCGACGGTCGTACATCATGAATATGGGCATCACGTGGTCGCAGAGTCCGGCAACGGGCAGGATCAGTACGGAGAAGGCTATGGCGATGTGATGGGTGTTTTGATTACCGACGATTCCGGGCTTGCGTACGGCTTCTACGGTTCAGGATACTGCAATTACCCGCTCAGAAACGCGGACAACTCTTTTCAGTATCCGTGCAACGGCGAAGGGCATTACTGCGGCAATCTCATTTCAGGTTGTGTCTGGAGCACACGCAATGAACTTCTTGCGAGCTATCCTGAGACATATCGCGACATTCTGGGAAGTCTCGCGATCAATTCAATGCTGCTGCACTCCGGAAACAGGATAACTCCACAGATTACGATAGACTGGTTGACTCTGGATGATGATGATCCGATAATTGCTAATGGCACTCCACACTATCCTGAAATTTGCGCCGGATTCGGAGCACACAATATGGATTGCCCTGCTCTGTCCCCTGTCTGGTTCGAGTATCCTGACG
It encodes the following:
- a CDS encoding TusE/DsrC/DsvC family sulfur relay protein — encoded protein: MISDASTSSEQLENEDGFLREMSSWSRDVAEELARKNNLGPLTDDHWKIIEFVKNYYLKTGEGPPIVKIGKCTGFSSKHICDLFPCGVAKGAYRLAGLPRPYGCL
- a CDS encoding helix-turn-helix domain-containing protein, translated to MRDFPANNYLTTGQAAGICSVTPDTVLKWIRSGKIQAVRTPGGHHRIPHDALLEFLRSDKNQDRDDRSAKFQYCWEFNSKTGEIPEDCLNCVVYKSKTLRCYEMSDLPAEIGHARLFCHGTCQDCDYYRTVHGHRPNVLVVTDRNRLKAALEKEAKEADFGLQVTDCEYRCSMVVEGFRPDYVVIDCSMGVQRSKQFASLLSEDPRIPFVRVILAGNRGELPKKCDKVVFAFMERPFSMAMLSKLIANGAS
- a CDS encoding amidinotransferase, with the translated sequence MKYGSQSEVGRVQSILLKHPRDAFIDQENVDRQWKTLNYISPPIYRKAIEEYDRFIELLSRDIPGIHYLPSDSNTSLDSIYVHDPVVITTAGAILCNMGKAQRTGESKAFGEHLGHIGIPILGSIKGGGRLEGGDIVWFDERTLAIGEGYRTNAEGIRQLKELTNDLVDEFIIVSLPHWNGPDDVLHLMSMISPIDRDLAAVYSRLMPVRFREWLLARGIELIEVPNSEYDSMACNILATAPRRCVMLAGNPITKRLLEEAGVVVREYVGDEISKKGAGGPTCLTRPLLRSS